The genomic stretch CTCGAACCTGCCAAGTTCCTTCTCTGCCGCCTCGGGCGAGAGCTCCCCGCGGGCCACGGCGGAGAGGATCCCGGTGATCCTCCCATCTCTGCTCAAAGCTCCTCTCCTCTCATAAACATGTAGAATCTACCACGACCGCGAGCCGGCGGGGTCTTTTGTGCAGGTACACGGAAGGAGAACCATTCCCGCATGACCGCATTGGAACTCATGATCTCGCTCGTCGCGATTCTGGTCGCGGCCTCCCTGTTCACCAACGCCGTGGAGATCGTCGGGTCGAGGCTCAACATGGGGCAGGGGGCCGTGGGGAGTGTGCTCGCCGCGGTCGGCACGGCCCTGCCGGAGACCATGATCCCGATCGTCGCGCTCATCGGTGCCTTCGTCAGCGGGGAGGACGCCGCTGCCTCCGGGGAGATAGGTATAGGCGCCATACTCGGCGCCCCGTTTCTCCTCGCCTCGCTCGCGATGTGCGTGGTCGGGGCTTCGATCGTCGCCTTCAGGGGACGCCGGGAGAACGGCGTGAGGCTGGGGATAGAGCGCGTGACGACGCGCAGGGACCTCGGTTTCTTCCTCGTCTGCTTCGCCCTGGCCGCGGCGGCGGGGCTGGTCACGCTCCCCTTCTACGCGAAGGCCGCGCTGGCCGTCCTTCTCATCGGCGCCTACGCGTTCTACGTGCAGCGCGTCCTGCGTTCCGGGGGAGCGATGCTGGAGGAGGTCCCGGAGCGACTCACCCTCTGGCGACTGGGCTCCAGACCGCCCGCGTGGGCCGCGGTGGCGCAACTTTTCGGCTCGCTCGTCGTGATGGCGCTCGGCGCCCACTTCTTCGTCGAGGGTATCGAGCGAGCCTCGCACGCCCTGGGCATCCCGGCCGGGCTCATCGCGCTCGTCCTCGCTCCGCTGGCGACCGAGCTGCCCGAGAAATTCAACTCCATACTCTGGGTTCGGGAGGGCAAGGACACCCTGGCGCTCGGCAACATAACCGGCGCAATGGTCTTCCAGAGTACGATCCCGGTCTCCATCGGCCTTCTGCTGACCGAATGGGAACTCGGCGCGTTGAGCGCCTTCTCGGCGGCGCTGGCGCTCGTCT from Rubrobacter calidifluminis encodes the following:
- a CDS encoding sodium:calcium antiporter, with the translated sequence MTALELMISLVAILVAASLFTNAVEIVGSRLNMGQGAVGSVLAAVGTALPETMIPIVALIGAFVSGEDAAASGEIGIGAILGAPFLLASLAMCVVGASIVAFRGRRENGVRLGIERVTTRRDLGFFLVCFALAAAAGLVTLPFYAKAALAVLLIGAYAFYVQRVLRSGGAMLEEVPERLTLWRLGSRPPAWAAVAQLFGSLVVMALGAHFFVEGIERASHALGIPAGLIALVLAPLATELPEKFNSILWVREGKDTLALGNITGAMVFQSTIPVSIGLLLTEWELGALSAFSAALALVSGLMLYALLRSKRPLRAWPLLGGGAVYAVFVVVAAVSVALL